From a single Rhodococcus jostii RHA1 genomic region:
- a CDS encoding FAD-binding and (Fe-S)-binding domain-containing protein translates to MTVDATDIPITDLLQSCTVEIDTTTRRLAEYSYDASNYRLTPAGVAFPRSATEVSEVLAVCHQAGLAIIARGGGTSMAGNAIGGGLVLDFSRYMDQVVAIDPHTRTAVVEPGVILSELSQAVEAHTGGTLTFAPDPSSKTRATVGGSVANDACGNHSVRYGRTADHVVSLDLVLADGTRLTATRSGIEATVAGDTAAAERAEQITAQLKDLTRDYLSQFRLELGQIPRQVSGFHLSHLLPENGFDVARALVGSEGACAIVVGATVGLVDVPASALLLILGYDDVVDAARDIESILRYCPAAVEGIDEQIVETMRARRGADSVADLPTGHAWLYVDLDGEDIDSVSAQAQQLLTELRENGRVLDGREVRDPAARRKLWRVREDGAGLSSRLDNPDGTSVTSWPGWEDSAVAPENLADYLADFRLLLTEFDLIGVMYGHFGAGCMHIRITFDQRTDEGRDVMARFLRAAARLVVKHGGTLSGEHGDGRARSELLPEMYSPAIMASFARFKEIFDPGGVLNPGIIVNPPAVTDDLALAGVPALPWRTSFTLHETGNGDGTGGFADAVQRCIGVGRCRSHSGGVMCPSYRATGDEKDSTRGRSRVLQDMVRGARTVDEGWASEDVRDALDLCLSCKACSTDCPTGVDMATYKSEFFDHYYSGRIRPMAHYSLGWLPRWLKLTSRMAPVVNAALATPLKSLALGMGGLTTERALPPFASRRQLAKLLGETRAAGGDVVLFVDSFTQGFRPEVAAAARRVIDDADHTCEVRTDLCCGLTWISTGQLKQAKKRMARTAAALDDGTDRPIVVTEPSCAAALRKDLPELVNTDAARRVAARVRSFAEQVTVQASEGWTPRHRVPGEVTVQTHCHEYAVFGAETQRRALNAVGVTTVREATGCCGVAGNFGFERNHYDASMAVAEQALAPALRTFPQTTVLTDGFSCHMQVRQLTDNQSSGASVHLAQILDPHTPQGENTP, encoded by the coding sequence GTGACAGTCGACGCCACGGACATTCCCATCACCGACTTGCTCCAGTCCTGCACCGTCGAGATCGACACCACGACCCGGCGGCTGGCCGAATACAGCTACGACGCATCGAATTACCGGCTCACCCCCGCCGGTGTCGCATTTCCCCGGTCCGCGACCGAGGTCAGCGAGGTGCTGGCGGTGTGCCATCAGGCTGGACTGGCCATCATTGCGCGCGGCGGTGGCACCTCGATGGCGGGCAACGCCATCGGCGGCGGTCTGGTGCTCGACTTCTCCCGATACATGGACCAGGTGGTCGCGATCGACCCGCACACCCGGACCGCGGTGGTCGAGCCCGGCGTCATCCTGTCCGAACTCTCGCAGGCGGTCGAAGCCCACACCGGCGGGACGTTGACCTTCGCACCCGACCCGTCGAGCAAGACCCGCGCCACCGTCGGCGGGTCGGTGGCCAACGACGCCTGCGGCAATCACTCGGTCCGATACGGGCGCACCGCCGATCACGTGGTGTCCCTCGACCTGGTTCTCGCCGACGGAACCCGGCTGACCGCCACCCGCTCCGGCATCGAGGCCACCGTCGCTGGGGACACCGCGGCAGCCGAGCGCGCCGAGCAGATCACCGCACAGCTGAAAGACCTCACCCGCGACTACCTGTCGCAGTTCCGGCTCGAACTCGGGCAGATCCCCCGGCAGGTCTCCGGATTCCACCTCTCACACCTGCTGCCGGAGAACGGGTTCGACGTCGCCCGCGCCCTGGTCGGCAGCGAAGGTGCCTGCGCGATCGTCGTCGGTGCCACCGTCGGGCTGGTCGACGTCCCCGCGTCGGCGCTGTTGCTGATCCTCGGCTACGACGACGTCGTCGACGCCGCCCGCGACATCGAATCCATCCTGCGCTACTGTCCCGCGGCCGTCGAAGGCATCGACGAACAGATCGTGGAGACGATGCGGGCCCGCCGCGGCGCCGACTCGGTCGCCGACCTGCCCACCGGCCACGCCTGGCTGTATGTCGACCTCGATGGCGAGGACATCGACAGCGTCTCCGCCCAGGCTCAACAACTGCTCACCGAACTGCGGGAGAACGGGCGGGTCCTCGACGGCCGCGAGGTCCGCGACCCGGCCGCCCGCAGGAAACTCTGGCGCGTCCGCGAAGACGGCGCCGGCCTGTCATCGCGGCTCGACAACCCCGACGGCACGAGCGTGACATCCTGGCCTGGCTGGGAGGACTCGGCCGTCGCACCGGAGAACCTCGCCGACTACCTCGCTGATTTCCGGCTGCTGCTCACCGAATTCGACCTGATCGGGGTGATGTACGGACACTTCGGCGCCGGCTGCATGCACATCCGGATCACCTTCGATCAACGGACCGATGAGGGCCGGGATGTGATGGCCCGGTTCCTGCGCGCCGCCGCCCGCCTGGTCGTCAAGCACGGCGGAACCCTCTCCGGTGAGCACGGCGACGGCCGGGCCCGCTCCGAGTTGCTCCCGGAGATGTACTCCCCCGCGATCATGGCCTCGTTTGCGCGGTTCAAGGAGATCTTCGACCCCGGCGGCGTGCTCAATCCCGGCATCATCGTGAACCCGCCTGCGGTCACCGACGACCTAGCGCTCGCCGGCGTTCCGGCCCTGCCGTGGCGGACCAGCTTCACCCTCCACGAGACCGGAAACGGCGACGGAACCGGCGGATTCGCCGACGCCGTGCAACGGTGCATCGGTGTCGGCCGCTGCCGCTCCCACTCCGGCGGGGTGATGTGCCCGAGCTACCGGGCCACCGGCGACGAGAAGGACTCCACCCGCGGCCGCTCCCGGGTGCTGCAGGACATGGTCCGCGGCGCCCGCACCGTCGACGAGGGCTGGGCGTCCGAGGACGTGCGCGACGCACTGGATCTGTGCCTGTCCTGCAAGGCGTGCTCGACGGACTGCCCCACCGGGGTGGACATGGCCACCTACAAATCGGAATTCTTCGACCACTACTACTCCGGCCGGATCCGCCCCATGGCGCACTACTCGCTCGGCTGGCTACCCCGGTGGCTGAAACTGACCTCGCGGATGGCACCGGTGGTCAACGCCGCCCTCGCCACCCCACTGAAGTCCCTGGCCCTGGGAATGGGTGGGCTGACCACCGAACGCGCGCTGCCACCGTTCGCGTCCCGCCGCCAGCTCGCCAAGCTGCTCGGCGAGACCCGGGCCGCCGGCGGTGACGTGGTGCTGTTCGTCGACTCCTTCACCCAGGGATTCCGGCCCGAGGTGGCCGCGGCCGCCCGCCGCGTCATCGACGACGCCGACCACACCTGCGAGGTGCGCACCGACCTGTGCTGCGGGCTGACCTGGATCTCGACCGGACAATTGAAGCAGGCCAAGAAGCGGATGGCCCGCACCGCCGCCGCCCTCGACGACGGCACCGACCGGCCGATCGTGGTCACCGAACCCAGCTGCGCGGCGGCGCTGCGCAAGGACCTACCCGAACTCGTGAACACCGACGCCGCCCGCCGGGTCGCCGCCCGGGTGCGCAGCTTCGCCGAACAGGTCACCGTGCAGGCATCCGAGGGCTGGACACCGCGGCATCGCGTTCCCGGTGAGGTGACCGTGCAGACCCACTGCCACGAGTACGCGGTCTTCGGCGCCGAAACCCAACGCCGCGCCCTCAATGCCGTCGGTGTCACCACGGTGCGCGAGGCCACCGGATGCTGCGGTGTGGCAGGCAATTTCGGTTTCGAACGCAACCACTACGACGCCAGCATGGCCGTCGCCGAACAGGCCCTCGCCCCCGCCCTGCGCACCTTCCCCCAGACCACGGTCCTCACCGACGGATTCAGCTGCCACATGCAGGTCCGGCAGCTGACCGACAACCAATCCTCCGGCGCGTCCGTCCATCTCGCGCAGATCCTCGACCCCCACACCCCGCAAGGAGAAAACACACCATGA